The window TCACCAAACAAAGAAACACGTGCACACACACAAAAACTCAAGAACATTGAAATATAACAAGATAAGTAACAAGATAATCTAGCCTTTCGAGAGGAGTCTCTTCCAACTTCCACAAAGGAAATCCCACAAAATTCTTCACCCCTTTCTCCCAACAGCACTCCCTCTCTCTACATAACAAAAAGGCCTAACGAACCTTTTTAGCTTTACAAATATGCCCCTTCTAATAACCACACGAATAATCCTAAATTTCCTTAACTAGGGGTCTTACAACAGACAAATGAAAACACACAGTAAGCCCTGGATTAGACACAGAACTCAATTCACCTGAATTATACAACGATGCCCTAAACATAATTGGACGAATTTTCATCTGATAGACTATCAATAACCGGAACGAAAAACTAGTGATGATGGAACGTAGAACAACTGCATGACAAAGCTTCCATTCATCTGTCTATTTGAGCACATGTGTATTTGAGCACAGAGAAAATGAGTTCACTAGAATAATCATATAGTCCTGTGCCCAAATTATAGTTCAGATCAAACTAACACTGCTCCACAAGgacaaaattattcataaaaaatactttaaaagaaGAGACCTAAAAAAGAACCATAGACTGTTTGTGCTTCCATTTGAAACATAGTACAAAGCGCAGTGTAAAACACAGACAACAGATAGCAAACAAGAGAATTAAAGAGAATACCTGTAATAGTTGTGCTAAAGCTTTCTTGGCAAATCCGACAGGAGGCTTCCCCAATCAGGTTCTTCATATCACTAAAAACCATACAAACACCCTCGTCAGATTGCAAAACAAACAAGGCACACCTAGACAGAGACTAGCCCATGAGCCAAGTTACTTATTATTATACACATTCATCAGTCCAGCTTTTCCACAAGGCCACGAAAATACTTAAGTCCTTATAACATATCCCTCCCAAACTCGCATGTTACAAGAACCTAAGAGGAACAAAATGCAAACTTACATGCGACATTCAACGCTGGTCCCATGATTGCAGAAGGGACAGCTAAAAACAGTATCGAGCTTGTCCATTCTTTTCTTAGGTGGGGGCTTTGCTCTTGACTTACGTTTCCCCATATCCT of the Cucumis sativus cultivar 9930 chromosome 3, Cucumber_9930_V3, whole genome shotgun sequence genome contains:
- the LOC101220299 gene encoding transcription elongation factor 1 homolog, whose translation is MGKRKSRAKPPPKKRMDKLDTVFSCPFCNHGTSVECRIDMKNLIGEASCRICQESFSTTITALSEAIDIYSEWIDECERVNNLEDDAA